A single window of Methylacidimicrobium sp. AP8 DNA harbors:
- a CDS encoding SIS domain-containing protein — protein MPEAKEMGGGARTGVLMSKEIASLVRAGAEELAATLRLAQESFPILERAAALCVDCLRQGGTVFTAGNGGSAADALHLAEELLGRYRADRRPLPAISLAADPTTLTCIANDFGFAEVFSRQLAALARPGDLFLCFSTSGASLNILSALRMARQRSICSIAFLGKDGGPAAAEAEVAWIVPSRSTARIQELHTWGLHVILECVEAALGPRG, from the coding sequence GTGCCCGAAGCGAAGGAAATGGGCGGGGGGGCGAGGACCGGTGTCCTGATGTCCAAGGAGATCGCGTCCCTAGTCCGCGCCGGCGCCGAGGAGCTGGCGGCGACCCTACGCCTGGCGCAGGAGAGCTTCCCGATCCTCGAAAGGGCGGCCGCCTTGTGCGTCGACTGCCTCCGGCAGGGAGGGACCGTGTTCACGGCGGGCAACGGCGGCAGTGCCGCCGATGCGCTCCACCTGGCCGAGGAGCTTCTGGGGCGCTACCGCGCTGATCGCCGCCCCTTGCCCGCGATTTCACTCGCGGCCGATCCGACGACCCTGACCTGCATCGCGAACGATTTCGGCTTTGCGGAGGTCTTCTCCCGCCAGCTGGCCGCGTTGGCCCGACCGGGAGATCTCTTCCTCTGCTTTTCGACGAGCGGGGCCTCCCTCAACATCCTCTCGGCTCTCCGCATGGCCAGGCAGCGTTCGATCTGCTCCATCGCTTTTCTCGGCAAGGACGGGGGTCCGGCCGCCGCCGAAGCCGAGGTCGCCTGGATCGTTCCGAGCCGGTCCACAGCACGCATCCAGGAGCTGCACACCTGGGGGCTGCACGTAATCCTCGAGTGCGTGGAAGCGGCGCTGGGCCCGCGCGGATAA
- a CDS encoding polysaccharide deacetylase family protein, with translation MELSRRDFLQKLAVLGAGLAAPAVAWAVPAAPTGSGIARRAAPAAASGSPGVRFVNHGPGLGRRIAVTFDDGPTPGVTEKVLAALRERGLSATFFMIGERVSAAPSLAHRVREEGHEIGNHSYTHPQLGRLPAPQVLAQLERTQAAIEQATGFRPRWMRPPYGSFRPAQALLAAQEGLGVVLWSVDTRDWARPGAERIRETVLTQTRPGSIVLMHDLHLQTAEVLPSILDGLLERGFAFTTISGFLGSPQPA, from the coding sequence ATGGAACTCTCTCGACGCGATTTTCTGCAGAAGCTGGCGGTGCTGGGCGCGGGCCTCGCCGCCCCGGCGGTCGCTTGGGCCGTGCCGGCGGCGCCGACGGGCAGCGGGATCGCCCGTCGGGCGGCCCCGGCCGCAGCCTCCGGCTCCCCCGGCGTCCGTTTCGTGAATCATGGACCGGGGCTGGGCCGGCGGATCGCGGTCACCTTCGATGACGGGCCGACGCCCGGCGTGACCGAGAAGGTGTTGGCCGCCCTGCGCGAACGGGGCCTTTCGGCGACGTTCTTCATGATCGGAGAGCGGGTCTCGGCGGCACCGTCCCTGGCACATCGCGTCCGGGAAGAGGGGCACGAGATCGGGAACCACTCGTATACGCATCCGCAGCTCGGGCGCCTGCCCGCTCCGCAAGTGCTGGCTCAGCTGGAGAGGACGCAGGCGGCCATCGAGCAGGCCACCGGCTTCCGACCCCGCTGGATGCGGCCTCCCTACGGCTCCTTCCGGCCGGCGCAGGCCCTGCTGGCGGCACAGGAAGGCCTGGGGGTCGTGCTCTGGAGCGTCGACACGCGCGACTGGGCACGGCCGGGGGCGGAGCGGATACGGGAGACCGTCCTAACGCAGACGCGGCCAGGGTCGATCGTCCTCATGCACGACCTCCACCTCCAGACCGCCGAGGTGCTCCCCAGCATCTTGGACGGCCTTCTCGAACGGGGATTCGCCTTCACGACGATCTCGGGCTTCCTGGGAAGCCCGCAGCCGGCATAA
- a CDS encoding citrate/2-methylcitrate synthase, translating to MSDTASAQKAVSGLEGIAAGETALSTVGKEGLDLTYRGYSIRDLAEQASFEEVIYLLLYGKLPARADLDRYRSLLISLRDLPTPLRVILEQLPPTANPVDVLRTGCSALGTLEPEEDGRDAHAIANRLCASFPSMLLYWFHFHRNGRRIETRAEAHPTVAEQFLYLLHGVPPSALHARALDTAFILHAEHEFNASTFTCRVIISTLSDSYSAITGGIGALRGPLHGGADEGAMKLLERFSSPDEAEVGIRKMLAKKEKILGFGHRVYKHGDPRAPIIKGLAKQLAEEAGDRRLFPIAERIEKLLYSEKGLYPNIDFYSALAYHFLGIPTFLFTPLFVIARTSGWSAHILEQRAHNRLIRPVAVYTGPAPRPFPAIDQRS from the coding sequence ATGAGCGATACGGCGAGTGCGCAGAAGGCCGTAAGCGGGTTGGAAGGGATCGCCGCGGGAGAGACGGCCCTGAGCACTGTCGGCAAGGAGGGACTCGACCTCACCTATCGGGGCTATTCGATTCGGGACCTGGCGGAGCAAGCCTCCTTCGAGGAAGTGATCTACCTCCTGCTCTACGGGAAGCTGCCCGCACGGGCCGACTTGGACCGCTACCGGAGCCTGCTGATCAGCTTGCGGGACCTTCCCACCCCGCTCCGAGTGATCCTGGAGCAGCTCCCTCCTACGGCCAACCCGGTGGACGTCCTGCGGACGGGCTGCTCCGCCCTGGGTACCCTAGAGCCGGAAGAAGACGGTCGCGACGCTCATGCGATCGCCAACCGGCTCTGCGCCTCCTTTCCTTCGATGCTCCTCTACTGGTTTCACTTCCACCGCAACGGCCGGCGGATCGAGACGCGGGCGGAAGCACATCCGACCGTTGCCGAACAGTTTCTCTACCTGCTCCACGGCGTCCCCCCTTCGGCGCTGCACGCGCGGGCCCTCGATACCGCTTTCATCCTCCACGCCGAGCACGAGTTCAACGCGTCGACCTTCACCTGCCGGGTGATCATTTCGACTCTTTCGGACTCCTACTCGGCCATCACCGGCGGAATCGGGGCGCTACGCGGACCCTTGCACGGAGGAGCCGACGAGGGCGCGATGAAGCTCCTGGAACGGTTTTCCTCGCCCGACGAGGCGGAGGTGGGCATCCGGAAGATGCTCGCGAAAAAGGAGAAGATCCTGGGCTTCGGCCATCGGGTCTACAAGCACGGCGACCCTCGCGCTCCGATCATCAAAGGGTTGGCGAAGCAGCTGGCCGAGGAAGCAGGCGATCGTCGGCTCTTTCCCATCGCCGAGCGGATCGAAAAGCTGCTCTATTCGGAGAAGGGTCTCTATCCCAACATCGATTTTTACAGCGCGCTGGCTTATCACTTCCTCGGCATTCCGACCTTCCTCTTTACCCCACTCTTCGTGATCGCCCGGACGTCCGGCTGGTCCGCCCACATTCTCGAGCAGCGGGCCCACAACCGGCTTATCCGGCCGGTGGCCGTCTACACCGGCCCGGCGCCGCGGCCGTTCCCGGCCATCGACCAGCGATCCTGA
- a CDS encoding tol-pal system YbgF family protein: MTAQARAESGDREGAKALLEEAGRRKLGPKPEGSICYTLGRLYQEDGAWEAAARAFRQVEKGGGELAPYSAYRLGEIALARGDAATAEEKFRAAEAAGVFAQESFFNRLIALAREKRLEEFRKARKAFVERFPGSPLRGRLLLLEAALLQELGRGKEAEEALEEGLREPALRSSHPRFLMQLATLHEESGEEARAFAEYERLVRNYPGDPLVPEAIYRGAFAGYRCGKLSEAEARQRLADLASDKAAGSLAPKALFGAAQFYYNAQDYADAQASFERLAQDYPQNALADSAYYWAAKAAIGRHDLVEALHLLDRIPESSSWKAEARLLQGKIDQDLGEYANAILLFDAALEESDSGPIRTEALLRKGDCLFAQGAADAKLFGEAAKVYAAVLKEKGADPSERDEAGFKQGVCLEKQGREEDALAVFLDVLDGRLESTKERPEKRSAPEIRWRIEAGIQAAALKEKAQDWRGAVSIYRKMEKLGGPTREEFHETVNRLRRDHFLFEEGS; encoded by the coding sequence GTGACGGCGCAGGCGCGGGCGGAAAGCGGCGACAGGGAGGGGGCCAAGGCCCTCCTGGAGGAGGCCGGCAGACGGAAGCTCGGACCCAAGCCTGAGGGGAGCATCTGTTATACGCTCGGACGACTTTACCAGGAGGACGGGGCATGGGAGGCCGCCGCCCGCGCCTTCCGCCAGGTCGAGAAGGGCGGCGGAGAGCTGGCTCCCTATTCGGCCTACCGCCTGGGGGAGATCGCGCTGGCCCGGGGCGACGCCGCCACTGCCGAGGAAAAGTTCCGGGCCGCGGAAGCGGCCGGCGTCTTCGCGCAGGAGAGCTTCTTCAACCGGCTGATCGCGCTGGCCCGCGAAAAGAGGCTCGAGGAGTTCCGGAAGGCGAGGAAGGCCTTCGTCGAACGTTTCCCCGGGAGCCCCTTGCGGGGACGGCTGCTGCTGCTCGAAGCGGCGCTCTTGCAGGAGCTCGGGCGGGGGAAAGAGGCGGAGGAAGCGCTGGAAGAAGGGCTCCGGGAGCCGGCGCTCCGCTCCTCCCATCCCCGGTTCCTGATGCAGCTGGCCACCCTCCACGAGGAATCCGGAGAGGAGGCCAGAGCGTTTGCGGAATACGAGCGGCTGGTTCGGAACTACCCGGGGGATCCGCTTGTGCCCGAGGCGATCTACCGGGGAGCCTTCGCCGGCTACCGGTGCGGAAAGCTGAGCGAGGCGGAGGCGAGGCAGCGGTTGGCCGATCTGGCATCCGACAAGGCGGCCGGCTCCCTGGCTCCGAAGGCACTCTTCGGGGCGGCGCAATTCTACTACAATGCCCAGGACTACGCGGACGCGCAGGCGAGCTTCGAACGCCTGGCGCAGGACTACCCCCAGAACGCTTTGGCCGACTCGGCGTATTACTGGGCGGCCAAGGCCGCGATCGGCCGGCATGACCTGGTGGAGGCTCTCCATCTCTTGGATCGTATCCCCGAGAGCTCCTCTTGGAAGGCGGAGGCGAGGCTCCTGCAAGGGAAGATCGATCAGGATCTCGGCGAATACGCCAACGCGATCCTCCTTTTCGACGCGGCGTTGGAGGAGAGCGACTCCGGGCCGATCCGGACCGAAGCCCTGCTGCGCAAAGGGGACTGCCTCTTTGCGCAGGGGGCGGCGGACGCGAAGCTCTTCGGGGAGGCGGCGAAGGTGTACGCCGCAGTCCTCAAGGAAAAAGGGGCGGATCCGTCAGAGCGCGACGAGGCGGGGTTCAAGCAAGGGGTCTGCTTGGAAAAGCAGGGCCGGGAGGAGGACGCCCTGGCGGTCTTCCTCGACGTTCTCGACGGCCGCTTGGAGTCGACCAAGGAGAGGCCGGAGAAGCGGAGCGCGCCCGAGATCCGCTGGCGGATCGAAGCAGGGATCCAAGCGGCCGCCCTCAAGGAGAAAGCCCAGGATTGGCGGGGGGCGGTGAGCATCTACCGCAAGATGGAGAAGCTGGGCGGGCCTACCCGGGAGGAGTTCCACGAGACGGTCAACCGGCTCCGCCGGGATCACTTCCTCTTCGAGGAAGGCTCCTAG
- a CDS encoding tetratricopeptide repeat protein — translation MKQRRRFLRVGFGRVLFGVALTLLGWAGVLGRAGAQEEVLTPALTAFEDGLFDRCVQEVERFRKRFPGSPLSASAALLEAKALYFLGRYRAAEELLAPVGSNRLPKAAAEEAFFWRAECLCALERWSEAIPNYRAALAGPLPASLAQRARLALGWCLWRAGKVREAEAVWQALARGSAGGPRTHALLLLARMALSLGRREDAESLLAQMVREDDRMDEAFCEARFWLAELRREEDPSRAVALYEAVVRAGRAPQELLALAWFGLGETYEKLGETGKAMNAFERALALEKEPILRLRAGERYLQSAASLQRLPEAEKKLAELPGRGGIPQRRGGCSL, via the coding sequence ATGAAACAGAGACGAAGGTTCCTGAGGGTCGGCTTCGGGCGGGTCCTCTTCGGCGTCGCCCTGACATTGCTTGGCTGGGCGGGCGTCCTGGGCCGGGCCGGGGCGCAGGAGGAGGTCCTCACGCCGGCGCTCACCGCGTTCGAGGACGGGCTCTTCGATCGCTGCGTCCAGGAGGTCGAGCGTTTTCGGAAGCGGTTTCCCGGCAGCCCCCTTTCGGCGAGTGCCGCGCTGCTCGAGGCCAAAGCGCTCTATTTCCTCGGGAGGTACCGGGCGGCGGAGGAATTGCTCGCTCCGGTCGGGTCGAACCGGCTGCCGAAGGCCGCGGCGGAGGAAGCCTTCTTCTGGCGGGCCGAATGCCTTTGCGCCTTAGAACGGTGGTCCGAGGCCATCCCCAACTATCGGGCCGCCCTCGCCGGGCCGCTCCCCGCCTCCCTCGCCCAGCGGGCGCGGCTGGCTCTCGGCTGGTGCCTGTGGCGGGCGGGGAAGGTGCGGGAAGCGGAAGCGGTCTGGCAAGCGCTGGCGCGGGGTTCGGCCGGCGGCCCGCGGACGCATGCGCTTCTGCTGCTCGCCCGGATGGCCCTCTCCCTCGGGCGCCGCGAAGACGCAGAGTCCCTCTTGGCGCAGATGGTGCGGGAAGACGACCGGATGGACGAGGCCTTCTGCGAGGCGCGCTTCTGGCTGGCCGAGCTGCGGCGGGAGGAGGACCCCTCCCGCGCCGTTGCGCTCTACGAGGCGGTGGTGCGGGCGGGACGGGCTCCGCAGGAACTGCTCGCCCTGGCCTGGTTCGGCTTGGGAGAGACCTATGAGAAGCTGGGCGAGACCGGCAAGGCGATGAACGCCTTCGAGCGGGCGCTGGCGCTCGAGAAGGAGCCGATTCTCCGGCTGCGGGCCGGCGAGCGCTACTTGCAGAGCGCAGCGTCGCTCCAACGCCTTCCGGAAGCCGAAAAGAAGCTCGCGGAGCTGCCGGGGAGGGGCGGGATCCCGCAGAGGAGGGGCGGCTGCTCTTTGTGA
- a CDS encoding TlyA family RNA methyltransferase has translation MRAEGKKSGAEDKQEAGAARGRQDGAGRKLRLDLALVERGLCESRDAAQRAILAGRVRIGEARADKPSRRVGPEALLRLEPLDRYVGRGGRKLEAGLRHFALDPAGWTCLDVGASTGGFTDCLLQHGARRVIALDVGHGQLHWKLRADPRVVVRERINARFLRPEDLGENVDLATVDVSFISLRLVLPALFPLLRPEGWILALIKPQFEAGRADVGKGGIVRDPEVRDRVVAGLRGWLRGFPGLEDRGAIPSPVLGGSGNQEFLWALRRKAAETPA, from the coding sequence ATGCGCGCGGAAGGAAAGAAGAGCGGAGCGGAGGACAAGCAGGAGGCCGGCGCCGCGAGGGGGAGGCAAGACGGGGCCGGCCGGAAGCTCCGGCTCGACCTCGCCCTTGTCGAGCGAGGGCTCTGCGAGAGCCGGGACGCGGCGCAGCGGGCAATCCTGGCCGGGCGGGTCCGGATCGGGGAGGCCCGCGCGGACAAGCCGAGCCGCCGGGTGGGTCCTGAGGCGCTGCTGCGGCTCGAGCCGCTCGACCGCTATGTCGGCCGCGGCGGCCGCAAGCTCGAGGCCGGGCTCCGCCACTTCGCGCTCGACCCGGCAGGCTGGACCTGCCTGGATGTCGGAGCCTCGACCGGCGGGTTCACCGACTGCCTCCTCCAGCACGGGGCCCGCCGGGTGATCGCGCTCGACGTCGGACATGGACAGCTCCACTGGAAGCTGCGGGCGGACCCGCGCGTTGTCGTGCGGGAGAGGATCAACGCCCGGTTCCTCCGCCCGGAGGACCTCGGAGAGAATGTCGACCTTGCCACGGTCGACGTCTCCTTCATCTCGCTGCGGCTGGTGCTTCCTGCCCTCTTCCCCCTCCTCCGGCCGGAGGGCTGGATCCTCGCCCTGATCAAGCCCCAGTTCGAGGCCGGGCGGGCCGACGTCGGGAAGGGCGGGATCGTCCGGGATCCGGAAGTGCGCGACCGCGTCGTGGCCGGACTGCGGGGTTGGCTGCGCGGCTTCCCCGGGCTCGAGGATCGGGGGGCGATCCCCTCGCCCGTCTTGGGCGGCTCCGGGAACCAGGAGTTTCTTTGGGCCTTGCGCCGGAAAGCCGCCGAGACTCCCGCGTGA